The sequence CCTTCAGCGCAGTTGATACTTCTCCCAATTCTCGCATCGGAGCCACCGTGAAACACCTCGCCCCGCTGACGCTCATCGCGCTCCTCCCGCTCGGCGGGCTCGCCTGCCAGAAGAGCCCGGACACGGCCTCACCAGCCACCACGTCGAGCACGGCGACCGCGGCCACCCCATCGACGCAGGCCGCGGCCACGGGCCTGCCGGCGTCGTTCCACGCCCTCTCGGCCAAGCGCCTCGACGGCGCGCTCGAGCCGCTCTCGACCTACAAGGGGAAGGTGGCCCTCGTGGTGAACACCGCCTCGGAGTGTGGCTACACGCCGCAGTACGCCGGCCTCCAGAAGCTCTACGAAGACCTCTCGCCCAAGGGCTTGGTCGTGCTTGGGTTCCCCTCGAACGACTTCGGCGGCCAGGAGCCCGGCAGCTCGAAGGAGATCGCCACGTTCTGCAGCACCAAGTTCAAGGTCACCTTTCCGCTCTTCGAGAAGGTCGTGACCAAGGGGCCGTCGCCCTCGCCCGTGTACGCCTTCCTCGCCAATGGCTTCGGGCGCCCCGAGTGGAACTTCCACAAGTACGTGGTCGGCAAGGACGGCCTCGTGAAGAGGGCCTTCCCGAGCAAGGTGACCCCCGAGAGCGACGAGCTGCGCAAGGCCATCGACGAGGCCCTCGCCGCGCCCGCCCCCTGAGGGCCGCGGCTCAGCCGGAGCGCCGCGGCTCGACCGTAGCGCGCGCGCCGAACGAAAGTGCGCCGCGGGGTCTGTCCACCGGCCAAAGTCTTCGCTATATCGCGCGCATGGCCGTGTCTCGCTCGCGCGCTCTGGGTGCGTGGCTCCTCGTCGTGGCGGGGTGCGTGTTCGCCATGGTCGTGGTGGGCGGTCTCACGCGGCTCACGCGCTCGGGCCTGTCGATCGTCGAGTGGAAGCCCCTCACCGGCGCGCTCCCCCCGCTCAGCCCGGCCTCATGGGCCGAGGAGTACGCGAAATACAAGGCCTCCCCCGAGGGACGCCTCGTCAACGCGGGCATGCCGCTCGACGCGTTTCAGCGCATCTTCTACGTCGAGTGGGCGCACCGCCTGCTCGGCCGCGTGACCGGGCTCGTCGTGCTCCTGCCGCTCGCGTGGCTGCTCGCGAAGCGCAAGCTCGACCGGCGCCGCGCGTTCACGATCCTCGGCATCTTCTCGCTCGGCGGCCTGCAGGGCCTCGCCGGGTGGCTCATGGTGAAGAGCGGCCTCGCCGACGCGCCGCACGTGTCGCCTTACCGTCTCACGCTCCACCTCTGCCTCGCGCTCCTCTGCTTCGCCCTGCTCGTGTGGACGGCCCTGGGCGAGCTGATCGTGCCCGACGCGCACGGCACGCGCCGTCCGCGCGCGCTCCCGTGGACCGCGAGGCTGGCCCTCGCCCTCGTGAGCATCACCGTGGCGTGGGGCGGCCTCATGGCGGGCACGCACGCGGGCCTGGTGGCCCCCACCTTCCCCACGATGAACGGGACATGGATCCCCGCGGAGCTCGCGCCCACGAGCCTCGGCCCCGTGCGAAGCGCCTTGGCCGACGCCCTCACGATCCACTTCGTTCACCGCTCGCTCGCGTACCTCACCGCGCTCGCGGTCCTCGCGTGTGCAGCGCTCGCGTTCTCGAGGCCCGCGCCCCGCGCTGCGCGCGTCGCCGTGGGCGGCATGCTCGTCCAGGTGGCGCTGCAGATCACGCTCGGGGCGCTCACGGTGCTCGGGCGCGTCCCCATCGGGTGGGCGAGCCTCCACCAGGCGAACGCCGCGCTCCTGCTCGGGTGGTGCGTGGCGCTCGTGTACGTGGCGCGCCCGGCGCCGGCGCGCGGGCCAGCCCCGGCCCCGGCGGCAGCAGCCGACCGCGCCGAAGAGCCCCTCACGACGGCCAGCGCGGCGTAGCTCCGACAGCCTCACCGGCTCGCCGCGAAAGCGCACATCGCGTAGCCTC comes from Myxococcales bacterium and encodes:
- a CDS encoding glutathione peroxidase; protein product: MAPRRGPRGPFVVKSFTTPHRAFSAVDTSPNSRIGATVKHLAPLTLIALLPLGGLACQKSPDTASPATTSSTATAATPSTQAAATGLPASFHALSAKRLDGALEPLSTYKGKVALVVNTASECGYTPQYAGLQKLYEDLSPKGLVVLGFPSNDFGGQEPGSSKEIATFCSTKFKVTFPLFEKVVTKGPSPSPVYAFLANGFGRPEWNFHKYVVGKDGLVKRAFPSKVTPESDELRKAIDEALAAPAP
- a CDS encoding COX15/CtaA family protein; protein product: MAVSRSRALGAWLLVVAGCVFAMVVVGGLTRLTRSGLSIVEWKPLTGALPPLSPASWAEEYAKYKASPEGRLVNAGMPLDAFQRIFYVEWAHRLLGRVTGLVVLLPLAWLLAKRKLDRRRAFTILGIFSLGGLQGLAGWLMVKSGLADAPHVSPYRLTLHLCLALLCFALLVWTALGELIVPDAHGTRRPRALPWTARLALALVSITVAWGGLMAGTHAGLVAPTFPTMNGTWIPAELAPTSLGPVRSALADALTIHFVHRSLAYLTALAVLACAALAFSRPAPRAARVAVGGMLVQVALQITLGALTVLGRVPIGWASLHQANAALLLGWCVALVYVARPAPARGPAPAPAAAADRAEEPLTTASAA